One genomic segment of Candidatus Lernaella stagnicola includes these proteins:
- the rpsQ gene encoding 30S ribosomal protein S17, with protein MASEEKRGNRRVLQGVVISDKAAKTVTVKVDRFFQHTKYKKYIRRSKKYMAHDEHDTANTGDTVQIVESRPFSAQKRWRVTKIVKRAD; from the coding sequence ATGGCTAGCGAAGAAAAACGCGGTAATCGTCGCGTGCTGCAGGGAGTGGTGATTTCTGACAAGGCGGCCAAAACCGTCACGGTCAAAGTCGATCGCTTTTTCCAGCACACGAAGTACAAGAAATACATTCGCCGCAGCAAGAAATACATGGCGCACGACGAACATGACACTGCCAACACGGGTGATACGGTACAAATCGTGGAATCCCGGCCGTTTTCGGCGCAAAAGCGTTGGCGTGTGACGAAGATCGTCAAACGGGCCGACTAG